The Acidobacteriota bacterium region TAATTCGAGCAACTCATGCCGAAGGGCAATCCCGCTCGGCGCTACCCCCGCGTTAGGCATCGCGGCTTTAACCACAACAACCAAGATATCAATCGATCTGTTCGAACTGCAATGCTCGATTCGCTATCCCGGCATTTCATACTAGCCACGCCGGACATATCACCTGCCGACGACACCTGTGCAAAATATTGACGCCACCCTTGCAAAATATCGGTTGACTTCTTGGGCAAAAAGTCATATTGTTCGCCCCGCTACATATTTGTCGATTATGACTTCTTCGTTCGAGAATTCGTAATCGTGGAGTGCTCGAATGTGTAGTGGCGACTTGAGCAGCAATTCCGGTAAGGGTATGACAGTCGGCTTCCGGGATTCTTTGGAAGCGCTCTAAACGTCGGCTGCTCAGGATCAGGAAAGAGACATACAAGGAGAAAGCCTTATGAAACCCCCTACTGGCTCAGAGTGCGCATACCATGCTAGCAAGGCGAAGAAGATCATTTCAAATACACGAATTGTTAGATTATTGACGCACCGAATCAGCCCTCTTGCGCGTCTTCGTTTTGCCGCCATAGCTTTGGTGGCCGTTTTTTTTCTTGTGACCAGCGGAATCAACTCCATGTTTTCGCGCGGTAGTGCGGTCACCGCGTTTGCAGAAAGTATAGACACCTTCTCGTCTCTTGATTGTACGACGCCAAAGGACTCGTGGAGTCTCGGCCAGACTGCCTGCGCGGTCGCGACAGGAGCGACGGGCACGCGGCGTATTGGGTGGTTTGCGCCCGATGGTACTATTGTGGATATAAGCGGTACCTTCACGAGCACCGGGACTGACACCTACGCAATCCCATTAACAGCCCAGGTTGGAACATGGATCGTGCGGAGCATCAACGTCGACGGTGACGCGACTGCGACCGCGACCTTCGTGGTTAGTGATCCCGATCAAGCGAAAGCTAATCTTTCGATCATTAAGTCTGGCCCGCTCCGGATTCCTTCTGACAGTGACATCGTATATAAGGTGACTGTATTCAACCTGGGCCCGGACCCAGCGCCAAATGTCCAGGTCACCGATGCAACTCCAGCTAACACCACTTTCGTTTCCGCTACGCAAGATCCTGGCCCAGGCCCGACCTTCACCTGTACGGGTGGGGACTGCTCGACAGGGCCGACAGGATTGCTAGCTGTAAATGAAAGTGTAAGCTTCACATATGTTTATCATGTAACCGCCGGTACGCCAAACGACACAGTCATCTCCAATACGGCCATCGTCTCCATGGCCGTAAGCGAACCCCCGACGGAGGAAACTAACCCGGCCGATAACAGTTCGACCGCCGAAGCCATTGTCACCAGTCCGGTCGCCAATCCTTGCACAATCAACTGCCCGGCGGACATCAATTTGGATAACAACCCCAACGACCCCAACCCGTGCGTTGCGGTCGCCACCTACACGGATCCTATTTTGTCGGGGAATTGCGCGGATCCCGACACCGGTCAAACGCCTGCTGTGGTCTGCAGTCCGCCATCAGGCTCGACGCTCCCTCTAGGAACGACTACCGTTACTTGCTCGGGCGGGACAGCTACTTGCAGCTTCACGGTGACATTAAATGAGACGCGGGCGGCCACTACGCCGACGATCGCTTGCCCGGGGGATATTACTGTTTCTGAAGAGTTCTCCGGCGCGGAATCGGCCACGGTAACGTATACCCCTACCGTAACAGGCAACTGTGTCGAAGTCGCCTGTACTCCGCCTTCAGGTTCTAGATTCAATTTAGGAACCACGCCGGTTACCTGCAGCGGCACGGACTCGTCCAACACCAGCACCGCCCTCTGCACCTTCAACGTAACGGTCAACGCTAGTCCCTGCGGGCTCGCCTGTGCGGATGATCAAACCGTTAATGAAAGCTCGCCAGGTTCGGGTACTGCCAATGTCACCTACTCAACAGCGACTGCAGTGGGCACTTGCCCAGCCCTGACAATCACCTGTACTCCGGCCTCGGGCTCTAGTTTCCCTGTGGGGCTGACTGTGGTTAATTGTACCGGAAGAGACGGGTCGAATAATTTGGTTGCCGGTTGCAGCTTCACAGTGAGGGTCAATAGTTCTTCTACTTGCGCAATCACGTGCCCGGCTAGCCCCGTTACTGCAAGTGAGAACCCCCCTAACTCAGGCTCGGCTACGGTCAACTACCCAGCGCCGACAACGGCTGGGAATTGTTCAACTCTTACATGTAATCCGGGGCCATCAGGCTCTTTCTGCTGTAATCCGCCTTCGGGCTCTAGCTTCGGGGTAGGTACTACGACCGTTAATTGTAGCGCGACAGACCCGGCGGGCAACACTAGTTCTTGTAGCTTCACTGTGGTGGTTACAGGCGGAACTCCCTGCGTGATCACTTGTCCGGTCAACATCAGTCAATCGGGCAGTGGGTGCGGAAATGTAGTGACTTATTCAACTCCCACCACAACGGGCAGTTGCGGTGGTGATCCTAACGAACCGCCTTTCCCACCTATCCCGACTTGCAATCCTCCATCCGGCTCCTTCTTCCCTGTGGGCACCACGACCGTTATCTGCTCCACAGATGTTGGAACGCAGTGCTCATTTACCGTAACGATTACTGGTACTGATACAATCAAACCGGTGATCAGCTTCTGTGCGGTGCCGAGCTTTGCCCCAGCAGATTCCTGTCAGGCTGTGGTGCCAAATGTGACGAGCCAAGTGGAGGCTTCGGATAACTGCACGCCAGAAAACTTATTGATCGTCACGCAGAGTCCATTGCCCGGAACGCTCGTCGGCACTGGCACGACAACGATCACTTTGACGGTCACAGATGCCAGCCTTAACTTTATCACCTGCATGACCACGTTCACGGTTACCGAATCAATTCCGCCGACGGCAGTGTGTCAGCCCTACACCGCAGTGCTGGATGCTACCGGCAATGCTTCGATCACCGCGGCTAATGTAGACAATGGCAGCAGTGATAACTGCGGCGTTATTGCCTCGCGGACCGTGACGCCCAACACATTCACGTGCGCAAACAAGGGGCCGAATACGGTGACGCTGACGGTGACAGATCCGAGCGGGAACAGTGCTAGCTGTCTGGCTACGGTCACGGTGGTAGACAACACACCGCCGACGATCACCTGCCCGGCCAGCTTTACTCAATCTACCGACCTGAATCTGTGCTCGGCAGTGGTGAGCTTCTCTGCGACGGCGAGCGATAACTGTCCGGGCGTAACTTACAGTTGCACCCCCCCATCTGGCTCAACATTCCCGAAGGGGCCCACGACTGTTAATTGCACTGCAACTGATGCCGGCGGCCTTACGTCGTCAGCCTGCTCGTTCACAGTAACGGTCAACGACACGCAACTGCCGGCGATCGCTTGCCCGGCCAACATCGTGGTCGAACCCACCTGCCCGGACGGCGCGGTGGTCACTTATACCGCACCGGTAGGCACAGACAACTGTCCTGGCGCTCTGACGATACAGACAGCAGGGCTGGCCAGCGGTTCGACTTTCCCGATCGGGGTGACGACAACCAATACCTTCAAGGTTACCGATACGTCTGGCAATTTCGTGACCTGCAGCTTTACGGTGAGGGTGAAGACAGCGGCGGAGGTGATCCAGGATCTGATCACTCGGGTCCTGGCGCTGCCCTTAACCGGACAACAGAGTCAGGGATTGGTTTCCAAACTTCAAGCGGCGCTGGATGCCGTGAACACCGGTAAGACTAACGTCGCCTGCAACAAGCTCGCTGACTTCATCAGTCAAGTTACGGGCTTTATCAATAACGGAACTCTTACGTCAGCTCAAGGACAGCCGCTAATTGTCTCGGCTGCGAAGGTCCGGAATACCCTTGGCTGTACGAACCTTGGCTGCACGTAGCAAACAAGGGCCCTGCGCGGCAACGCGTATGGCTGTGGGAGGGACTTGGGATCCAGCGTGGGTCGGCGGCCTTGTCGTCTATTGATTGTAGGCTGGACGACGGCAGTGACGGCGCGAGGAACTTCAGGTTCAGGTAGGGGAGAATCGATTTCTACATGGAGCGTCGGTTCTCAAACGAGGCGCCTGTACAACCCGACGTAATGAGTGGGGTCAGTCCTTAGAATCCGTCTATAGGAGTAGAGGGGTCGGGACGAAAGAGAAAGATTTTTAGCTTAACAGTTTGAAAAACTCAAAGGAGATCAGTTTATGACCAAGATGAGACTAATGCTCAATATGCTTGCAGTCTTCGCCGTGTGCCTGCTTTGCAGCTCAATGGCCCAGGCGCAAGCGTGCCGAACTTGGGTATCAGGTGTCGGCGATGACGCCAATCCGTGCAGCCGCACCGCGCCGTGCAAGACTTTCGCTGGCGCCATCTCGAAGACCGCCGAGGGCGGCGAGATCGACGCGCTCGACCCGGGCGGATTTGGCTCGGTCACGATCACAAAATCCATAACCATTGATGGGACTTACGGAGCAGGATTCGGGTCGATCCTGGCCAGTGGAGTCACTGGTGTAATTGTCAACGTGACGACCAATGCAGCAACTTCTAAAGTCACCCTCCGCAATCTCTCGATCAATGGAACCAACGGTCCCGGAACATGTGCTGCAGGAGTACACGGCATCAGCTTTATAGCCGGAAAATCCCTGCATGTACAGCACTGCGACATCTTTGGTTTCGGCCAGAACGGCATTAACGTGAATAAGACGCTTGATGGAACAAACATAACTGTGCAAGACACGACCATCAGGGAATGCACCGGATCCGGCATCAGCGTTACCACCAGCGTTGGAAATGTCGCCGCAGTCATTACCGGTGGTCAGATAGACAAGTGTGGGGTGGGGGTTTCATCGGCAACTAACGCTGTAGTCACAATTTCACACAGCAACCTGGCGCTGAATACGACAGGAGTAAATACAGCCAGTAACTCGCAAACTAATGTTACCGACACGCTATTTGCGAACCATACGACTGGCATCAATGTCGTCTCAGGCGCGACTGTGCGGGTGAACAATGATATCTTTGCGAATAACCTCACAGGGATACAAAACGCGGGTACCGTCAACTCCGCCGGCAATAACAAATTCATGGGGAACCTTGCCAACACAGCCGGAGCCGCATTTGGAGCCGCGCTTGCAGTGCTATAGCGCGGTGCACGCCATCTTCTCGCTTTGCCCCATCCGCCACCTTGCCGTGGTGGATGGGCATCCTTGTTTATTGTTGGACGATGGGCGGTTCCAGGACAAGGGCGGGCGACGAACTTCTTTGAAAGTGAGTTATGTCCGTTCGACAAACATCTGCTGGTAGCAACGACTTTCTGTCTGGCTCTGGGGGGAAGCGGATTAAGCTATTTTTCCTTTTGAGCGAACGGCTGTTCGGGGGGGCACTTTCACTTACCAGGCTCGTCCGTCAGTTTTGGCAGCACCGATTCGATGCGTGACAGCAGGTCGAAGAAGGATCCCCTCCTCTCGCCTGGTACCCGGCTGGTTTTCCCGCCTTCACAGTCACGCGGCCTCTCTCTGTTTTGAACCTTCTGAGTCATTGCCCGACCCCTTTGATGTTGACGAAGGTGACTAAGGAGGAAGGCGGCGACGGTTCTTGTAGTGAGTACCGTGTATTCAATGGACATCGGCTGCAGCGAAGAGCATTTGCCTGTTTCTGGTGCGACCCGCTTTCAACTGCGTCCTAATCTATTTGAGCAACCCCGAAAGCCAATGCATGACGTTGAGAGCCAACTGCCGGTTGTCATTGCCGGAGAGGTTCATTCCAAAGCGAAATCCGCTCGGCGCTACTTGGGCCGTGAGCATGGCGGCCTCACTCAAAATAACCACGCGCCCTTTGCCGAACTCCAGTGCTAATCCCTGAGCGCGACCGGCGGCAGAGACGGTCTTGTGATCAGGCGCCGGTTCGTCGGGGGAGCTCGGCTTCCGATCCGGGGGCAAAACGTCCATTGCGGTTGAGCCTAATTTTAGGAGCAGGACACTTTCGGGCGGTCCTTTGACCGAGGTGCCGCTGAAGGTTATGATCCGATTGATTCGCTCAGTATCATCCCGTCCCCGGGTGATAGGGTGCTCGCCCAGGAGCCCGTCTTCTCGGCTAAAAAGGAGCTCAGTCTGATCTCCCGATTCCTTATTGTAGTGTAAGGTGTCGAACGTATGGCCGATGGTGAGCTCAACGCCGAACCGTTTGGCGAGCGCTGTGGCCGCCGCGCTGAACGGAGCGTGATCGGTAATCAGCAATAAAGCACCCCCCGCATCAACCCAGTCGCGCACGGCGTCACACTCCGCTTCGGTGAACGCCGCTGCATCTCTCCGCCCTCGTGGACCGGATGCATTGACTATCACCAAAACTTGATGGCCCTTGAGCGTGCTCTGGGAGAATCTCTGGCCGTTAGGCACAACTCTGTAACCGTCGCCGGTTATCAGATCCGAAAACGGTTTGTAGCGGCCCGCGGAAGTATCGGTGTTTTCGTGCGCCTCGTCGAAGAGCACATTCGGAGAATCTGCCAGGTATGCCCGATGTGCTACTTTCGCGTCGAAGGCCGGATCGCTCCCCGGTTGAGCGCCAGGCGGACTGCTGGTCTGAAGGTCAAACGTACCCGACCATCTCCCCGCTAAGACTTCTCCTCGAGGACCTGGCTTTTGCCGCGTAACAACCCACGTTCCCCTTGAGATTTGGGTGCTTCCCTGAAAGCCCTCCACGGTCCCGCGCAGGCGGTCGCCAGTGAGCTTACCCCTAAAGCGCAGTTCGATTGCCAGCACATTGGTGGTGAATGTGACCTGGTTACGAGTGACCTTGAGATCGCGCAACACGTTCGACGGTTGCTGCCCAGGAGCAATGATCCTCGCGTCACCTTTCCACAGCGCTCCGTTGCGAATCAACGTCAACTCAATGCCTCCCGAGGTCTGAGCAAGCGTCGCCGTCCAGCCGCCCAAGGCTGATAAGATCAGTGTTAGTAATGTCTTTTTCATTTTTCTTGATCGTCACCTCGACGTGGTTGGTAGGCCCGCAAGCACCTCTGCACCCGCATCGCCCAGTAGCATACTAGCTGGCCGGGCCGACCCCTGACAAGAAACCCATTATGCACATCGTCGCCACTTCAAACCACAGGGCGATGGAGATGTGAAGGCGAAAAAGGCGTGTAGCGGTTATGTACCGCTATCCTTAGCCAGACAAATGCGTTCTCTTTTGGAATGCTTTTCTAATTGTGCCGGAGCCACCGCTTTTAGCGGTTCAGTTTGGATTTCAAGTTTTAGCTTGCGCTTGCAATCAGCAGCCTGAAGGCTCAACTCTCAACTTACCTAAACCACTAGCCTCTGTCACTAAACCACTACCCTCTTGTGCATTTAGTAGCGGCCCGCTAGCATTTGTCTTCTGATGCTCAATGGCCGGCACTAATGGGCCCTGTCGCGAATCAACAAGAGTCTAGGTTCAATAATCTGGTATGAACTGACTCGGTATGGTCGGCTTAAACGCCGCTATTGTTAGAGCTATGACTAGCAATCCACTGGTTTCTGTCATAATAATTTTCTTTAACGCTAGGAAATTTTTCCGTGAAGCTACAGAGAGCGTCTTCGCGCAGACTTATGATAACTGGGAATTGTTGCTGGTGGATGATGGCTCGACCGATGCCGGCACAGACATCGCCCGGCATTACGCTGAACAACACCGAGGGAAGGTTCGCTACTTTGAGCACAAAGGTCATCAGAATCGAGGCATGAGCGCTTCGCGTAACCTGGGAATCAGTAACGCAAAAGGTGAATATATCGCTCTGCTCGACGCTGATGACGTGTGGCTGCCGAACAAACTGGAACGCCAGGTGACTATCCTTAGCTCGCAGCCCCAGGCCGCGATGGTCTATGGGTTATCAGAGTACTGGCACAGTTGGAAGGGGAATCCTGAAAATGGGCAACGCGATTTTGTGCCGGAGCTTTCCGTTGAGTCCGACACTCTTTTCGACCCGCCTGCGTTGGTCACGCTCTCGTACCCGTTGGGAAGCGCCCCTACGCCCTGTCCCTCTGATCTCATGTTCCGCCGCGAGATGGCAGAGCGAATAGGCGGATTCGAAGAATCATTCCAGGGCATATATCAGATGTACGAAGACATAGCCTTCCTGACAAAGGTATACCTCGCGGAAAGAGTGTTCGTAGCGAGCGAGTGCTGGGACAAATATCGCCTGCATCCGGATTCGTGCCATTCAGTCGTCAAAGGGGCGGGACATTATCACCAGGTGCGATTCTTCTTCTTAAAGTGGCTTAAGAAATATCTGTCCAAACAAGGTGTCGAAGATCGTGAAATCTGGCTGGCTTTCCATAAGGCGATGGAGCCTTATTGGGCAAACCGCCATCCGTTTGCGAACCGCCTAGCCCCGATCTTGAATCGTATGTTTGGGCGCAACTTGCATCTGGTGAAGAGTGGCAAACAGAGTATGGTTGCACCGACGAATCTGAAGCCTGCGATTGAAACCAACGATAGCGCCGCACCATCATACGAAGGCTATCACGACATAGGGGACTGCGAGATTATCCACGGCTGGGCCTGGGACTCGAACCACCCGGACTTGCCTCTTGAGGTTGACATCTATGACGGCGACCGACTGCTCGCCACGGTCACAGCAGACGAGTACCGCAAGGACTTGCATGATGCGGGTAAGGGAAGTGGAGAGCACGCGTTCAGCTACAGGGTGCCGGCCAGTTTGAGGGATGGAAGGGCGCACAGCATCAGGGTGAGGGTCGCCCTTACCGACTTCGATCTCGGATCTACTCCCAAGGAAATCAATTGCGAATTGCAGATAGTTGCCGACATCAGAGCGCTTAAAAACAAACTTCGCGGGCAGGCGGCTAAAATAGCGGCGAGGACGCCCCTAGGAGTTCGTCGCTGGGTAATAGTTCGATGGCAAAGCCTTGAGTACATCCCGCCGGCCGGGCGTGTGCGCTTTGGCGACCTGAGGCGCGTGACTCCGATAAGCCGAGTGTGGGGATTCGACCGCGGCCGCCCCATTGATCGCTACTACATTGAGAACTACCTCAATCGCCACACTGACGATATTCGAGGGCACGTTCTGGAAATAGGCGACGACACTTACACTTATCGATTCGGCGGCGATCGTGTTCGCAAAAGTGACGTGGTTAACGTGGTGGAGGGTAACCCGAAAACTACCATCTTGGCAGACATCACATGTGCTGATCATATTCCGTCCGACACTTTTGATTGCATACTCTTCGTGCAAACTCTTCAACTCATCTTTGATGTGCGGGCGGCGATCAAGACGCTTCACCGCATACTCAAGCCCGGTGGAATCCTTTTAGCGACATTTCCGGGCATCAGCCAGATCAGCGACCAACTTTGGGGAGATTACTGGTGTTGGAGTTTCACAACACTGTCAGCGCGGAGGCTGTTTGCGGAGGTCTTTTCCGAGGACAAGCTTAAGGTGGAGGCCCACGGCAATGCGCTGGTAGCGATCAGCTTTCTCGAAGGACTGGCGGTTGAAGAATTGCGGCAGGAAGAATTAGACTATCACGACCCCGGCTATGAAGTGTTGATAACGGTCGAGGCAGTGAAAGCATAAAGTCGTAAAGACATGCGCCAGAGCAGATTGCGGCCAGCGGGGTTTTTCTCGACATCCAGGTTGCATCCAGGAATCTCATCCTGAGATACCAAGGCGTTGACTGGCATTGAAGAAAAGTTATGGTGCCGCGTCGTGAAAGAGCGCGAGATAGAGATATATATTCGGGGCCTCAATTATTCCTCTTTTGACGCGCTGGAGATCAGCGGCACTCAAAGTTGTCTGGGCATTCGCCCGCAAGCAGCCTAGCTGAGTCGTATGTTTATGCCGAGTAAACTTGTGTGAGTGATTATTCCCTGCTACAACCAGGCTCATTTCTTAAGCGAAGCGATTGAAAGTGTACTCTCTCAAACTTACCCCCACACCGAAATCATCGTGGTTGATGATGGTTCAACGGATAACACCTCAGAGATAGCCGCCCGCTATTCGTGTGTCCGCTGCGTACGCCAGAGCAATCAGGGCCTGGCGGCGGCGCGCAACAGAGGGCTCAGCGCGAGTAAAGGGAGCCACCTGATTTTTTTGGACGCGGACGATCGCCTTGTGCCTGATGCTATTGAATACGGCTTATGCTGTTTGAATGCTCACCCGGAATGCGCTTTCGTCGCCGGGCACGTCAGGCTTATTGCCTCTGACGGTTCACCGCTTCCTACCCCGCCGCAGCCCTGCGTAAAGAGAGAGCATTACCTCGAGACGAGTTCATATCAAGCACTGGTTCCCTCTGATCGAAAGCGAGGAGAATGAGATTAGGCGATGCAGCGAAAGTATAATGCGGATGATATATTTATCGGTGGCCTCCCGACAATATTTTACAGATACGAGGCTCGTGTTTATACTTTGATTCGCCCAATAACCTATCGCCTATGTCGTTGAGGATATGGTTCTGCTATTGAGTATCTGGAATAGGGAGTTTCAAAGATACACACACCCTGTCTAATCAGATGAGCACTGCTAAGACCAAAAAAAGGGACGGCGCGGTTGATGACGCGCCGTCATACGAAGGGTATCACGACATAGCGGACTGCGAGATAGTCGAGGGCTGGGCCTGGGACGCCAGCCGCCCGAACTTGCCGGTCAAGGTAGACATCTACGACGGCGACCAGTTGCTTGCAACCGTGACCGCCGACGAGTACCGCAAGGACTTACAGCAGGCTGGCAAGGGAGGTGGCAGCCACGCGTTTAGCTACCGGGTGCCGGCGAGGTTGAGGGATGGGAAGGCGCACTTCATCACTGTGAGGATATCTGATACTGATTTCGACCTTGAGTTTACTCCTAGGGAATTCCAATCTGCGCCTGTAATGACCATTGACAATCTTTCACCTCATCAAAACGAAACAATCTACGATGACCAATTCTTTGATAAGATCACGGACTCCGCTTTAACTTCGGCGCGAATCATCGTCCCCTTACTGCTGAATTACATAGACCCCAAAAGCGTGATAGACATTGGCTGCGGGCGGGGCGCATGGCTAAAGGCATTCCAAGAGAATGGCATCACAATCGTACGAGGGCTGGATGGCGACTATGTAGACCAGTCGAAACTATTAGTTAATCAGGCGAATTTTACAGCGACAGACCTTAGCGAGCCATTTGATGTAGACGGGCAATACGATCTAGTTGTTTGCCTCGAGGTTGCAGAACATTTGCCTGCCAGCTCCGCTAAACAATTGATTGCCACTTTGACGAAAGCCGTCCAATTAGTTCTGTTTTCGGCGGCGATCCCTTATCAGGGCGGTGACGGCCATCTAAATGAACAGTGGCCGGAGTATTGGGAATCGCTATTTGAAGAGTATGGATTCCGAAGACTCGATCCCATTAGGCGGTACATATGGCAAGACAAACGAGTTGCTCCCTGGTATCAACAGAACTTATATCTATTCGTCAGCGACGTCGCTATCGCAAACTCAGAAATCCTAACAACAGAGCAGCAGCGTGCGCGCAATCAGCCGGTTGAATGCGTCTGCAAAGACATTCTCAATCATCTAGTGCGGCTCTCATCTCGGATAGCGGCAAGCGAACGGAGGGTCGAGGCGCTGATGGCGAAGTTGACAGGCAAAGAAAGAATCATTGGTGCACGAGATGAGGAAATCGAATGGCTCTCCGCACAGGTCGCCGAAAGGCAAAAGACCATTGTCGCGCAGGAACAAAAGATTGCACATCTCTCCTCTCAGAAGGCAGAAAAGATAGAGGCTTTGCCTAGTTTAGAATCCGTTTCGGATGCGAATAGCGACGCGCCGAAATACGAAGGGTATCACGACATAGCGGATTGCGAGATTATTCACGGCTGGGCCTGGGACTCTAACCACCCGGACTTGACTCTCAAGGTGGACATCTATGACGGCGAACGGCTGCTCGCCACCGCCACGGCAGACGAGTATCGCAAGGACTTGCAGCAGGCGGGTAAGGGAAGCGGAGAGCACGCATTCAGCTACAGGGTGCCAGCCCGATTGAAGGACGGTGAAGCGCACAGCATCAGGGTAACAGTCGCTGCTACTGATTTCGACCTCGGATTTACACCCAAAGAAATCAAATGTGTCTCCGAAACGGCTACTGAAAGACGTATATCGAATGTGGAGCAGAGCCTCGACCCGGCGCGCGCGGGCCACCTCGCGGCTCGTGCGCTTATCCTGATGTATCACAGCGTTGGCGAAGTCAAATCAGACCCCTGGTCGCTGTAT contains the following coding sequences:
- a CDS encoding HYR domain-containing protein, which produces MTSQVEASDNCTPENLLIVTQSPLPGTLVGTGTTTITLTVTDASLNFITCMTTFTVTESIPPTAVCQPYTAVLDATGNASITAANVDNGSSDNCGVIASRTVTPNTFTCANKGPNTVTLTVTDPSGNSASCLATVTVVDNTPPTITCPASFTQSTDLNLCSAVVSFSATASDNCPGVTYSCTPPSGSTFPKGPTTVNCTATDAGGLTSSACSFTVTVNDTQLPAIACPANIVVEPTCPDGAVVTYTAPVGTDNCPGALTIQTAGLASGSTFPIGVTTTNTFKVTDTSGNFVTCSFTVRVKTAAEVIQDLITRVLALPLTGQQSQGLVSKLQAALDAVNTGKTNVACNKLADFISQVTGFINNGTLTSAQGQPLIVSAAKVRNTLGCTNLGCT
- a CDS encoding glycosyltransferase gives rise to the protein MTSNPLVSVIIIFFNARKFFREATESVFAQTYDNWELLLVDDGSTDAGTDIARHYAEQHRGKVRYFEHKGHQNRGMSASRNLGISNAKGEYIALLDADDVWLPNKLERQVTILSSQPQAAMVYGLSEYWHSWKGNPENGQRDFVPELSVESDTLFDPPALVTLSYPLGSAPTPCPSDLMFRREMAERIGGFEESFQGIYQMYEDIAFLTKVYLAERVFVASECWDKYRLHPDSCHSVVKGAGHYHQVRFFFLKWLKKYLSKQGVEDREIWLAFHKAMEPYWANRHPFANRLAPILNRMFGRNLHLVKSGKQSMVAPTNLKPAIETNDSAAPSYEGYHDIGDCEIIHGWAWDSNHPDLPLEVDIYDGDRLLATVTADEYRKDLHDAGKGSGEHAFSYRVPASLRDGRAHSIRVRVALTDFDLGSTPKEINCELQIVADIRALKNKLRGQAAKIAARTPLGVRRWVIVRWQSLEYIPPAGRVRFGDLRRVTPISRVWGFDRGRPIDRYYIENYLNRHTDDIRGHVLEIGDDTYTYRFGGDRVRKSDVVNVVEGNPKTTILADITCADHIPSDTFDCILFVQTLQLIFDVRAAIKTLHRILKPGGILLATFPGISQISDQLWGDYWCWSFTTLSARRLFAEVFSEDKLKVEAHGNALVAISFLEGLAVEELRQEELDYHDPGYEVLITVEAVKA
- a CDS encoding polysaccharide deacetylase family protein, which gives rise to MTADEYRKDLQQAGKGGGSHAFSYRVPARLRDGKAHFITVRISDTDFDLEFTPREFQSAPVMTIDNLSPHQNETIYDDQFFDKITDSALTSARIIVPLLLNYIDPKSVIDIGCGRGAWLKAFQENGITIVRGLDGDYVDQSKLLVNQANFTATDLSEPFDVDGQYDLVVCLEVAEHLPASSAKQLIATLTKAVQLVLFSAAIPYQGGDGHLNEQWPEYWESLFEEYGFRRLDPIRRYIWQDKRVAPWYQQNLYLFVSDVAIANSEILTTEQQRARNQPVECVCKDILNHLVRLSSRIAASERRVEALMAKLTGKERIIGARDEEIEWLSAQVAERQKTIVAQEQKIAHLSSQKAEKIEALPSLESVSDANSDAPKYEGYHDIADCEIIHGWAWDSNHPDLTLKVDIYDGERLLATATADEYRKDLQQAGKGSGEHAFSYRVPARLKDGEAHSIRVTVAATDFDLGFTPKEIKCVSETATERRISNVEQSLDPARAGHLAARALILMYHSVGEVKSDPWSLYVAPGHFAEQLEVLRKNYHPIGLRQLTQALLDGGIPDNAVVITFDDGYANNLYNARPLLERFDVPATVFMTTGNIGREREFWDHELERLLLQPGTLPEVLRLRVNGNAYEWKLGRAAHYSEDDYQTNLKWRGWETYNPTRRHTLFRSLYDLLLPLSSGDRQKAVDDLVSWAGVERAGRATHHPLSLDELITLGDCELVEIGSHSVTHPVFYHLSPPLQRGEIHQSKAHLEEILGRAVTSFAYPYGCYVEETVAIVREAGYTCACSTVVNPVESGADPFQLPRIEVHDWNGEEFAEQLSRWLQVRSISARRESPQ